Proteins encoded within one genomic window of Variovorax sp. OAS795:
- a CDS encoding tripartite tricarboxylate transporter substrate binding protein: MQKILPSLTRRAVLGLGTCAAAVAAWPALAQGSDKPVRFILPISAGSGVDAIVRAASVALGKAFGQPVVVENLPGAGGITGTSALVKAAPDGLTLGMVSNNHVINPAVYKKMPFDPIADVTPISVVGATPLVLVVNPKLPARNVKELVALLRAKPESYNYASSGNGTIIHLAGEMFMDEAGVKARHIPYKGTGPMVTDMIAGQVEMGVVALPAVQAHLKSGALRAIGLCGPVRSPAAPDMPTLAEQGLPNYAVEGWFAVIGPPKMQAADIRRVHDAVAAAFASAEVREAMDKQGNVIKPTSPEQAASYFRAEAARYAALVKKANVVIE, encoded by the coding sequence ATGCAGAAGATTCTTCCCTCCCTGACCCGCCGCGCCGTCCTGGGCCTTGGCACCTGCGCTGCCGCCGTCGCCGCATGGCCCGCGCTGGCACAGGGCTCAGACAAGCCGGTCCGCTTCATCCTCCCCATCAGCGCCGGCTCGGGCGTGGACGCCATCGTGCGCGCGGCCTCGGTGGCGCTCGGCAAGGCGTTCGGCCAGCCGGTGGTGGTCGAGAACCTGCCCGGTGCGGGCGGCATCACCGGCACCTCGGCGCTCGTCAAGGCCGCGCCCGACGGGCTCACGCTCGGCATGGTGTCGAACAACCACGTGATCAATCCGGCCGTGTACAAGAAGATGCCCTTCGACCCCATTGCCGACGTGACGCCGATCAGCGTGGTGGGCGCGACGCCGCTGGTGCTGGTGGTCAACCCCAAGCTGCCCGCCAGGAACGTGAAGGAACTGGTCGCGCTGCTGCGCGCCAAGCCCGAGAGCTACAACTACGCGTCGTCCGGCAACGGCACCATCATCCACCTGGCCGGCGAGATGTTCATGGACGAAGCCGGTGTGAAGGCGCGGCACATTCCCTACAAGGGCACGGGCCCGATGGTCACGGACATGATCGCGGGCCAGGTCGAGATGGGCGTGGTGGCATTGCCCGCGGTGCAGGCGCACCTCAAGAGCGGCGCGCTGCGCGCGATCGGGCTGTGCGGACCGGTGCGCTCGCCGGCCGCACCCGACATGCCGACCCTCGCGGAGCAGGGCCTGCCCAACTACGCGGTCGAGGGCTGGTTCGCGGTGATCGGCCCGCCGAAGATGCAGGCCGCCGACATCCGGCGCGTGCACGACGCCGTGGCGGCGGCCTTCGCGAGCGCCGAGGTGCGCGAAGCCATGGACAAGCAGGGCAACGTCATCAAGCCCACCTCGCCCGAGCAGGCCGCGAGCTACTTCCGTGCGG